GCACTGGATGCCCTACACGGCCAACCGCCAGTTCAAGGCCAACCCGCGCATGATCGTGGAGGGCAGCGGCGCCTACTACACCGACTCCGAAGGCCGCAAGATTTTTGACGGCCTCTCGGGCCTGTGGTGCGCGGGCCTGGGCCATGGCCGCCGCGAGATCGCCGAGGCCATTGGCAAGCAGGCCATGAAGCTCGATTACGCGCCCGCCTTCCAGTTTGGCCACCCGCTGTCGTTCGAGCTGGCCAACCGCGTCAAAGAGCTGACACCCGCAGGGCTGGACTATGTGTTCTTCACCGGCTCGGGCTCCGAGTCGGCCGACACATCGCTGAAGATGGCCCGCGCCTACTGGCGCGCCAAGGGCCAGGGCACCAAGACGCGCCTGATCGGTCGCGAAAAGGGCTACCACGGCGTGAACTTTGGCGGCATCTCGGTGGGCGGCATCGTGGCCAACCGCAAGCTGTTTGGCCAGGGCGTGGAGGCCGACCACCTGCCCCACACCCAGCCACCCGCAGGCTCGTTCCACAAGGGCATGCCGCCCACGGGCAAGGAGCTGGCCGACCGCCTGCTGGAAGTGATTGCGCTGCACGATGCATCGAACATCGCCGCCGTCATCGTCGAGCCCTTCTCCGGCTCGGCCGGTGTGGTGATCCCGCCCGTGGGCTACCTGCAGCGCCTGCGCGAGATCTGCACACAAAACAACATCTTGCTGATTTTTGACGAGGTGATCAGCGGTTTTGGCCGCAGCGGCGCCTGGACGGGTGCTGAAGCCTTTGGCGTGACGCCCGACATCCTGAACTTTGCCAAGCAGGTCACCAACGGCGCGCAGCCGCTGGGCGGCGTGGTGGCCACCAAAGAGATCTACGACACGTTCATGGCGGCAGGCGGGCCGGAGTACATGCTCGAATTCCCGCACGGCTACACCTACTCGGCCCACCCGGTGGCCTGCGCAGCGGGCATTGCGGCTCTCGACATCCTGCAAAAGGAAGACATGATCGGCCGCGTCAAGGCGCTGGCCCCGTACTTTGAGAACGCGGTGCACAGCCTCAAGGGCGCCAAGCACGTGGCCGACATACGCAACTTTGGCCTGGCTGCCGGCTTCACCATTGCTGCCGTGCCCGGCGAGCCCGCCAAGCGCCCGTATGAAATTGCGATGAACTGCTGGAAGAAGGGCTTTTACGTACGGTACGGTGGCGACACCATCCAGCTGGCACCGCCCTTCATCAGCACCCAGGCCGAAATCGACCGCCTGATCAGCGCCCTGGGCGACGCGCTGCACGAAACAGCGTAAGCCGACAGTCGCGGCCAAGCCATGCGCATCTCTATCCTCACCTTCGACGCCTTCAACGACCTCGACTCGCTCGTGGCGTTTGGCATGCTCAGCCGCATCGCGCTGCTGGGCGACGCGGACTGGCAGGTGCGCATTGCGAGCCCCACGCCGCGCGTCACGTCCATGAACGGGCTCACCATCGACGCACATGAAGACCTGAGCCAGTTGGCCCAGGCCGATGCGGTGCTGGTGGGCAGCGGCATGAAGACGCGCGAGGTGGCGAACACCCCGGCGCTGATGGAGCAGCTGCGTGCGCTGAACCCTGACTGCCAATTGCTGGCGGCGCAGTGCTCGGGCACCTTTTTGCTCAGCCGCCTGGGCCTGCTCCGCGGCACGCCCGCGTGCACGGACCTGACCAGCAAACCCTGGGTGGTGGAGTCGGGCGTGGACGTGGTGCCGCGCGCCTTCACCGCCCGTGGCAATGTGGCCACGGCGGGTGGGTGCCTGGCGTCGCAGTACCTGGTGGCGTGGCTGCTGGCACGCCTCAAGGGGCTGGACGCCGCGCGCGAGGTGCTGCACTACTTTGCCCCGGTGGGCGAAAAACAGGAATACATCGACCGCGCGCTGGCGCATGTGCTGCCGGTCTTGGAGCTCCAGGCCGCGGCAGCCTAGTTACTATTAATTTGATAGCTTGTGGCGCATATCGCACTAGCGCTTCCGGCACTTTTTACCTGAAATCATCATGAACCACGACAAGAACGTCACCACCACCATCGGCCACCTGATCGACGGCAAGCTCGTTGCAGACACCGAGCGTACGCAGCCGGTGTTCAACCCCGCCACCGGCCAATCGACCACGAGCGTGGCGCTGGCCAGCAAGGCCACGGTGGAAGCCGCCATTGCCTCGGCCGAGGCCGCCTTCCCCGCCTGGCGCAACACGCCGCCGCTCAAGCGCGCGCGCGTGATGAGCAAGCTCAAGGTGCTGCTGGAGGAGAACGCCGACAAGATTGCCGCCATGATCACGGCCGAGCACGGCAAGGTGCTGAACGACGCCCACGGCGAGCTGCAGCGCGGCATTGAAAACGTGGAATACGCCAGCTACGCGCCCGAGCTGCTCAAGGGCGAGCACAGCCGCAATGTCGGTCCATCGATTGATTCGTGGAGCGAGTTCCAGGCGCTGGGCGTCACCGCCGGCATCACGCCGTTCAACTTCCCGGCCATGGTGCCGTTGTGGATGTGGCCCATGGCCGTGGCGTGTGGCAACACCTTTGTGCTCAAGCCCTCCGAGCGCGACCCCACCAGCGCGCTGTTCATCGCCCAGCTCGCGCTCGAAGCCGGCCTGCCGCCCGGCGTGCTGAACGTGGTCAACGGCGACAAGCTGGCCGTGGACACGCTGCTGCAAGACCCACGCGTCAAGGCCGTGAGCTTTGTGGGCTCCACCCCCATTGCCGAATACATCTACAGCGAAGGCTGCAAGCACGGCAAGCGCGTGCAGGCCCTGGGCGGCGCCAAGAACCACGCCGTGCTCATGCCCGACGCGGACGTGGACAACGCCGTGAGCGCCCTGATGGGAGCGGCCTACGGGTCGTGCGGCGAGCGCTGCATGGCCATTCCGCTGCTGATCGCCGTGGGCGACGCAGTGGGTGACGCCGTGATTGCGGGCCTGAAGACCGAGATCGCCAAGATGAAGGTCGGCCCCGGCACTGACAACAGCAACGACATGGGCCCACTGGTGACCAAGCCCCACTTCGAGAAGGTGAAGGCCTATGTGGACAGCGGCGTGGCCGAAGGCGCCACGCTGGTGGTCGATGGCCGCAGCGTGAAGGTGGCGGGCCATGAGGAAGGCTACTTCCTGGGCGCCTGCCTGTTCGACAACGTCAAGCCCGGCATGAAGATCTACCAGGAAGAAATCTTCGGCCCCGTGCTGGGCGTGGTGCGCGTGAAGACGCTGCAGGAAGCCATGCAGCTCATCAATGACCACGAATACGGCAACGGCACCTGCATCTTCACCCGCGACGGCGAGGCTGCCCGCTACTTCACCGACCACATCCAGGTCGGCATGGTGGGCGTGAACGTGCCCCTGCCCGTGCCGGTGGCCTACCACTCGTTCGGCGGCTGGAAGCGCAGCCTGTTCGGCGACCTGCACGCCTACGGCCCGGATGCCGTGCGCTTCTACACCAAGCGCAAGACCATCACGCAGCGCTGGCCCTCGGCGGGCGTGCGTGAGGGGGCGGTGTTCAGCTTTCCGAGCAGCCGCTGAAGCATCCGTCAGCGTTCAATTTTCAACGACAAAGGCCCCACGCGGGGCCTTTTTTCGTTCCATGCCTCGACATAGCGTTTGAAGACAAGGCACCCCAATGATCACGGCTGGCGCGGCATGCAGCCTTTTGACGCCAAAAGAGCCCATGAAGCAACCCGTTTCGGACAACTGAGGTCTTGCCCCTCAAAAAGCAAAACACCTCATAGCTTTTGTGCATGGATATGGGGGTCTCAAAACCCTGTCCACACGACACAATGAATGGGCAAACAGCCCGCAGGTAAGCAGATTCGCTTACTAGGGTTTTTACGCACATCCCCCTACAATCGCAGACCCTTACAAAGCTGACAGCCTGCTGCAGACCCGCTGGAGTACGGTTTTGGCCCCTCACCCCTGAGTTGGAGACACTGAATGCCCGAGAACACCACGGCCCAGAACAACAACAACGATTCCGACAAGCGTGCCCAGTTGCGCCGTGCCGCTCTCGAGTACCACGAGTTTCCCAAGCCGGGTAAGTTGGCGATTGCCGCGACCAAACAGATGATCAACCAGCACGATCTCGCGCTGGCCTACTCGCCCGGCGTGGCTGCCCCTTGCGAAGAGATCGTCAAGGACCCGGCCAACGCGTTTCGCTACACCTCGCGCGGCAATCTGGTGGCCGTCATTTCCAATGGCACCGCCGTTCTGGGCCTGGGCGACATCGGCGCGCTGGCGTCCAAGCCGGTGATGGAAGGCAAGGCCGTCCTGTTCAAGAAGTTCGCGGGCGTCGATGTGTTCGACATCGAGATCGACGAGAAGGACCCCGCCAAGCTGGTCGAGGTGATCGCGGCGCTGGAGCCGACCTTTGGCGCCGTCAACCTCGAAGACATCAAGGCCCCCGACTGCTTCTACGTGGAGCGCGAGCTGCGCAAGCGCATGAAGATCCCGGTGTTCCACGACGACCAGCACGGCACAGCCATCACGGTGGCGGCTGCCATCGTGAATGCGCTGAAGGTGGCAGGCAAGAAGATTGAAGACGTGAAGCTGGTCACCAGCGGCGCGGGCGCGGCGGCCCTGGCCTGCCTGAACCTGCTGCTCAAGGTGGGTGTGCAGCGCAAGAACGTGTTTGTCACCGACCTGGCCGGTGTGGTCTATGAGGGCCGCGAAGAGCTGATGGACGACGACAAGCGCCAGTTCATGCAGAAGACCGATGCGCGCAAGCTGGCCGAGGTGATGGTCGGCGCCGACGTGTTCCTGGGCCTGTCGGCCGGCAACGTGCTCAAGCCCGAGATGGTGGCCACCATGGCCGAGCGCCCGGTGATCTTCGCGCTGGCGAACCCCAATCCCGAGATCACGCCTGAGCTGGCGCACAGCGTGCGCAACGACATCATCATGGCCACGGGCCGGTCGGACTATCCGAACCAGGTGAACAACGTCCTGTGCTTCCCCTACATCTTCCGTGGGGCATTGGACTGCGGCGCCACCACCATCACCGATGAGATGGAAATTGCGGCCGTGCACGCGATTGCCGAGCTGGCCCAGGCCGAACAAAGCGAGGTGGTGGCAGCCGCCTACGTGGGCGAGAAGCTGACCTTCGGCCCCGAATACCTGATCCCCAAGCCGTTTGACCCCCGGCTGATGATGAAGATCGCGCCGGCCGTGGCCCAGGCCGCCATGGACAGCGGCGTGGCGCAGCGCCCCATCGCCGACATGGACGCTTACCGCGACCGTCTGCAGACCTTTGTGTATGCCTCGGGCACGACAATGAAGCCCATCTTTGACGCGGCCCGCAATGCTGCCAAGAAGCGTGTGGCCTATGCCGAGGGCGAAGAAGAACGTGTGCTGCGCGCTGCACAGATCGTGGTGGACGAGAAGGTCGCCCGCCCCACGCTGATCGGCCGCCCCGCCATCATCGCCCAGCGCATCGAAAAGTTTGGCCTGCGCCTGAAGGAAGGCGTGGACTACGACGTGGTCAACACCGACTTCGACCACCGCTACCGCGACTTCTGGCAGACCTACCACCGCATGACCGAGCGCAAGGGCATCACCCAGCAGGTGGCAAAGATCGAGATGCGCCGCCGCCTCACGCTCATCGGTTCGATGATGCTGCACAAGGGCGAAGTGGACGGCCTGATCTGCGGCACCTGGGGCACCACGGCCAACCACCTGATGTACATCGACCAGGTGATCGGCAAGCACGCAGGCGGTGCCGACAGCACGGCCCAGGACGTGCCGGTGTATGCCTGCATGAACGGCCTGATGCTGCCCGGCCGCCAGGTGTTCCTGGTGGACACGCACGTCAACTACGACCCCACGCCGCAGGAGCTGGCAGAGATCACCGCCCTGGCCGCCGAGGAAATGATGCGCTTTGGCATCAAGCCCAAGGCCGCGCTGCTGTCGCACTCCAACTTTGGCACCAGCAACAGCCCCAGCGCGGTAAAGATGCGCCAGACCCTGGAGCTGCTGCGCCAGCAGGCGCCCTGGCTGGAAGTGGACGGCGAAATGCATGGCGACGTGGCGCTGGACGGCAAGGCCCGTTCGGCACTCATGCCCAGCAGCGAACTGACTGGCGACGCCAACCTGCTGGTGTTCCCCAACATCGACGCCGCCAACATTGCCTACAACCTGCTCAAGACGGCGGCGGGTGGCGGCATTGCCATCGGCCCCGTGCTGCTGGGGGCGGCCAAGCCGGTTCATATCCTGACACCGAGCGCGACCGTGCGCCGTATCGTGAACATGACAGCCCTCACCGTGGCCGATGCCAACGTGGCGAGATAAGCCAATATCCGGTAGCAAGCGCTAACTTAAAACCCTTGCAAAGCCCTTCAGCGTCTGCCCAATCTTTGTGCAGACGCTTGCTTTTTGGGGACCGTTGAGCGACACTAACGGCTCGAAATTTCGGGTTAACCCGTAGTTTCTGAAAGGTTCGTTGATGCTGAAGGCTGTAGCCACCCGGGCGCGCAAGGCAGGGTTATTGTGTGTTTTGGGTGTTGCTTTCGTGCTGTCTCCGGTTGCGGGACATGCCCGGAAATCCCCGTCCGAAAGCGGGTCCACCACCCCCATCGCACTGGCCGAGTTGCCGCCCCAAGGGCGGACAACGTATGCGCTGATCCGTGAGGGCGGGCCCTTTCCGTACGACAAGGACGGATCGGTTTTTGGCAATCGCGAGCGGCTGTTACCCGCCCAAAAGCGGGGCTACTACCGTGAATACACCGTCAGAACACCAGGATCGCGCGACCGGGGAGCCCGGCGCATCGTGTGTGGCGGCAAGCCCCGGACACCGGACGCCTGCTACTACACCAGCGACCACTACGCCAGTTTTCGCGAGATCGTCGAGTAACCCCCTGCGGTGTGCGCCAGCCAGCCCATCCCTGAAAACGTACGCCGCGCCCCATTGAATTCCCCATTCACAGGCCGCATCCTGCAGCCTGTGAGATGCCAGAAGTTTGTGGACTTTATAAAGAAAGAGTAGCGGAGATGCAGACGCCACTTCGTAAAGACCTGGAAACGCCACTGCGTGGCGTGCGCACCAACATCGTGCAGTCCATTCGCGCCTTCCGCGTGCAGGACCTGCAGGATGCAGCCACCTCCATGGGTCACCATTTCTTGTACGCCAATCTGGCCCACGCGCAGTCCAAGCAGGATGTGCTAGACCTGATTGCCGCCCAATTCACGTTCCCATCGCACTTCGGCAAGAACTTCGATGCGTTGTACGACTGCATGACAGACCCTTTGCACAAATCGGGCCCGCAGCCTGGTTTCATTGTGGTGCTGGAGCAGATTCCGGCCACGGGCAAGTTCGACAAGGAAGCGCGCGAGCAGCTGCTCGACATCTTCCGTGACGC
Above is a window of Acidovorax sp. KKS102 DNA encoding:
- a CDS encoding barstar family protein, which produces MQTPLRKDLETPLRGVRTNIVQSIRAFRVQDLQDAATSMGHHFLYANLAHAQSKQDVLDLIAAQFTFPSHFGKNFDALYDCMTDPLHKSGPQPGFIVVLEQIPATGKFDKEAREQLLDIFRDAADYWGDRKIPFRCFYSFL
- a CDS encoding DJ-1/PfpI family protein, yielding MRISILTFDAFNDLDSLVAFGMLSRIALLGDADWQVRIASPTPRVTSMNGLTIDAHEDLSQLAQADAVLVGSGMKTREVANTPALMEQLRALNPDCQLLAAQCSGTFLLSRLGLLRGTPACTDLTSKPWVVESGVDVVPRAFTARGNVATAGGCLASQYLVAWLLARLKGLDAAREVLHYFAPVGEKQEYIDRALAHVLPVLELQAAAA
- a CDS encoding aspartate aminotransferase family protein; protein product: MSFVNIEKPAAGAEGPRMDAEWLDAHWMPYTANRQFKANPRMIVEGSGAYYTDSEGRKIFDGLSGLWCAGLGHGRREIAEAIGKQAMKLDYAPAFQFGHPLSFELANRVKELTPAGLDYVFFTGSGSESADTSLKMARAYWRAKGQGTKTRLIGREKGYHGVNFGGISVGGIVANRKLFGQGVEADHLPHTQPPAGSFHKGMPPTGKELADRLLEVIALHDASNIAAVIVEPFSGSAGVVIPPVGYLQRLREICTQNNILLIFDEVISGFGRSGAWTGAEAFGVTPDILNFAKQVTNGAQPLGGVVATKEIYDTFMAAGGPEYMLEFPHGYTYSAHPVACAAGIAALDILQKEDMIGRVKALAPYFENAVHSLKGAKHVADIRNFGLAAGFTIAAVPGEPAKRPYEIAMNCWKKGFYVRYGGDTIQLAPPFISTQAEIDRLISALGDALHETA
- a CDS encoding CoA-acylating methylmalonate-semialdehyde dehydrogenase; protein product: MNHDKNVTTTIGHLIDGKLVADTERTQPVFNPATGQSTTSVALASKATVEAAIASAEAAFPAWRNTPPLKRARVMSKLKVLLEENADKIAAMITAEHGKVLNDAHGELQRGIENVEYASYAPELLKGEHSRNVGPSIDSWSEFQALGVTAGITPFNFPAMVPLWMWPMAVACGNTFVLKPSERDPTSALFIAQLALEAGLPPGVLNVVNGDKLAVDTLLQDPRVKAVSFVGSTPIAEYIYSEGCKHGKRVQALGGAKNHAVLMPDADVDNAVSALMGAAYGSCGERCMAIPLLIAVGDAVGDAVIAGLKTEIAKMKVGPGTDNSNDMGPLVTKPHFEKVKAYVDSGVAEGATLVVDGRSVKVAGHEEGYFLGACLFDNVKPGMKIYQEEIFGPVLGVVRVKTLQEAMQLINDHEYGNGTCIFTRDGEAARYFTDHIQVGMVGVNVPLPVPVAYHSFGGWKRSLFGDLHAYGPDAVRFYTKRKTITQRWPSAGVREGAVFSFPSSR
- a CDS encoding NADP-dependent malic enzyme, with product MPENTTAQNNNNDSDKRAQLRRAALEYHEFPKPGKLAIAATKQMINQHDLALAYSPGVAAPCEEIVKDPANAFRYTSRGNLVAVISNGTAVLGLGDIGALASKPVMEGKAVLFKKFAGVDVFDIEIDEKDPAKLVEVIAALEPTFGAVNLEDIKAPDCFYVERELRKRMKIPVFHDDQHGTAITVAAAIVNALKVAGKKIEDVKLVTSGAGAAALACLNLLLKVGVQRKNVFVTDLAGVVYEGREELMDDDKRQFMQKTDARKLAEVMVGADVFLGLSAGNVLKPEMVATMAERPVIFALANPNPEITPELAHSVRNDIIMATGRSDYPNQVNNVLCFPYIFRGALDCGATTITDEMEIAAVHAIAELAQAEQSEVVAAAYVGEKLTFGPEYLIPKPFDPRLMMKIAPAVAQAAMDSGVAQRPIADMDAYRDRLQTFVYASGTTMKPIFDAARNAAKKRVAYAEGEEERVLRAAQIVVDEKVARPTLIGRPAIIAQRIEKFGLRLKEGVDYDVVNTDFDHRYRDFWQTYHRMTERKGITQQVAKIEMRRRLTLIGSMMLHKGEVDGLICGTWGTTANHLMYIDQVIGKHAGGADSTAQDVPVYACMNGLMLPGRQVFLVDTHVNYDPTPQELAEITALAAEEMMRFGIKPKAALLSHSNFGTSNSPSAVKMRQTLELLRQQAPWLEVDGEMHGDVALDGKARSALMPSSELTGDANLLVFPNIDAANIAYNLLKTAAGGGIAIGPVLLGAAKPVHILTPSATVRRIVNMTALTVADANVAR
- a CDS encoding ribonuclease domain-containing protein gives rise to the protein MLKAVATRARKAGLLCVLGVAFVLSPVAGHARKSPSESGSTTPIALAELPPQGRTTYALIREGGPFPYDKDGSVFGNRERLLPAQKRGYYREYTVRTPGSRDRGARRIVCGGKPRTPDACYYTSDHYASFREIVE